The Solanum lycopersicum chromosome 9, SLM_r2.1 genome window below encodes:
- the LOC112942217 gene encoding uncharacterized protein encodes MGTNFQSIDVHLADSSNNIEGRNNFNNNSLSHYDSTLKLQQGRQDNEEHESVSSRNAEQHNVWEVQAIRTPTMGEGSKTQPGGNLIEKTEYYHQQHEVAYSNSSYLTPHIIVDASQVRPNENDKGEEKGQTQPQRQEQASHFAGMEMHQRTNDQRNAANGKESQQIHKPRSTQAQRQENNQQGETNSANQSNRTTMNFQSNFPKIFNNFTRYDPNSQIDRNKQMNNAAQGNARPPNIQQQGQNISNNVKEGKISEPSLYTVVQSFAARLRYNQSKNEIPIVLNDPIHTTRQGYPAVLLDENDNYVKLAECCLSWHCYNKVLLTTILESIGKVLYLDSPTSQKTRGSTTRVKFQVDLTKKRPEHVWLGFKNSDPNKGRWLKVQYEDKSRGDQHEGGDVIEENVKQNKKGNHQEGKKQETRNQGERNYVQEVSEKEEQWQIQRRKQSKNLEQVQPKTTWRAHSPQHKKVIDDSQQAAGIPPSITTHNVYSDLEVQEQAVQELQLDTSGKKGAADSNIQLIQEPVTASSPTTQTTNVQNLHMDNSERKGDADSDTQQNEETNIVSP; translated from the exons ATGGGGACTAACTTTCAGTCTATTGACGTTCACTTAGCAGATTCTTCTAACAATATTGAAGGAAGAAACAACTTCAACAACAATTCGTTATCCCACTATGATTCTACACTCAAACTGCAACAGGGGAGACAAGATAATGAAGAACATGAATCTGTCTCTAGTCGAAATGCAGAACAACACAATGTGTGGGAGGTTCAAGCAATTCGAACACCAACAATGGGAGAAGGAAGCAAGACACAACCTGGGGGAAATTTGATTGAGAAAACAGAATACTACCACCAACAACATGAAGTTGCATACA GTAACTCATCCTATCTAACTCCTCACATTATTGTTGATGCTTCACAGGTCAGGCCAAATGAAAATGACAAGGGAGAAGAGAAAGGACAAACACAGCCTCAAAGGCAAGAACAAGCAAGTCACTTTGCAGGCATGGAAATGCACCAAAGAACAAATGATCAAAGGAATGCTGCAAATGGTAAGGAAAGCCAACAAATTCACAAACCAAGATCAACTCAGGCCCAAAGACAGGAAAACAATCAACAAGGAGAAACAAATTCAGCAAATCAAAGCAACAGGACAACCATGAATTTCcaaagcaatttcccaaagatCTTCAACAACTTCACTAGGTATGACCCTAACTCTCAAATAGATAGAAATAAACAGATGAACAATGCTGCGCAAGGAAATGCTAGACCTCCTAACATCCAACAACAAGGGCAAAACATTAGTAACAATGTTAAAGAAGGTAAAATTTCAGAACCTTCTCTATACACTGTTGTTCAATCCTTTGCAGCCCGCCTGAGGTATAATCAGTCTAAGAATGAGATCCCAATTGTGTTGAATGACCCCATACATACTACTAGACAAGGCTATCCTGCTGTGCTCTTAGATGAAAATGACAATTATGTGAAATTGGCTGAATGTT GCTTATCATGGCATTGTTATAATAAAGTTCTATTGACTACTATCTTGGAATCTATCGGGAAGGTCTTATATCTAGATTCTCCGACTTCTCAAAAGACTAGAGGTAGCACTACTAGGGTGAAATTTCAAGTTGATCTCACTAAGAAAAGGCCTGAACATGTATGGTTGGGATTCAAAAATTCAGACCCCAACAAGGGGAGATGGTTGAAGGTTCAATACGAAG ataaatcaagaggAGATCAGCATGAAGGTGGAGATGTAATAGAGGAAAATgttaagcaaaataaaaaaggaaaccaccaagaaggaaaaaaacaagAGACCAGAAATCAGGGTGAAAGAAATTATGTTCAAGAAGTTTCAGAaaaagaggagcagtggcagatacaaagaagaaaacaatcaaAAAACTTGGAGCAAGTTCAACCCAAAACAACATGGAGAGCACACTCACCACAACACaagaaagtcattgatgacAGCCAGCAGGCAGCAGGCATACCTCCTTCCATTACAACTCATAATGTTTATAGTGACTTAGAAGTGCAGGAGCAGGCTGTTCAGGAGCTGCAGCTGGACACATCAGGAAAGAAAGGTGCTGCAGACAGCAATATCCAACTAATCCAAGAGCCAGTTACTGCATCATCACCAACAACACAAACAACAAATGTCCAAAACCTGCACATGGACAATTCAGAAAGGAAAGGGGATGCAGACAGTGATAcacaacaaaatgaagaaacaaatatTGTTTCACCATGA
- the LOC138338520 gene encoding uncharacterized protein, which produces MVTSYKHAIMVKEVTWEKPQQPFLKLNTDGSALNNPGRNGGGGIVRDYQGNMIYAFTIPLGIGTNNQEKIQAVSHGLDWCIQHRYRKIHLEVDLELVIHLLSNQTNYPWNLQPYIREIHRIVHQLERFKITHVYREANNTADRLSKYSHNTDIVQHFYIKDQLPTLARGSFIIEKLGMANFRRKKLKSIKKPP; this is translated from the coding sequence ATGGTGACAAGTTACAAACATGCTATTATGGTTAAAGAAGTAACGTGGGAGAAACCTCAACAACCATTCCTCAAGCTCAACACTGATGGGAGTGCCCTTAACAACCCCGGGAGAAATGGAGGAGGAGGAATAGTAAGAGATTATCAAGGTAATATGATATATGCATTTACTATTCCTTTGGGTATTGGTACCAACAACCAAGAGAAAATTCAAGCAGTTAGCCATGGTTTAGATTGGTGCATTCAACATCGATATAGAAAAATACACTTGGAAGTGGATTTAGAATTGGTCATTCATTTGCTTTCGAATCAAACCAACTACCCATGGAACCTACAACCATACATCCGGGAAATCCACAGAATAGTGCATCAGTTGGAAAGATTCAAGATTACTCATGTCTACAGGGAGGCAAACAACACGGCTGATCGGCTATCCAAATATAGTCACAACACAGACATTGTTCAACACTTTTACATCAAGGATCAATTACCTACTCTTGCAAGAGGAAGCTTCATTATAGAAAAACTTGGCATGGCTAATTTCAGgagaaagaaattgaaaagcATCAAGAAACCTCCATGA